The following proteins are encoded in a genomic region of Haloarcula marina:
- a CDS encoding class I SAM-dependent methyltransferase, with translation MHPYVSTVGKWMLATADKLGIATPDHIYGFGDRWLRLVSFTPTEEAHAIADVLYEMYEPDSVIDFGCGLGRYLTGFQAHGATVHGVEGFSEARDHAEIPDAALTIHDLREPLELDARYDLALCIETAEHIPARFADTLVDTLTAAAPRVVFTAAPPGHKGTHHVNEAPREYWIEKFESRGFSYAAEEADRLQQSVGSKIDDAEWVADRPFVFVER, from the coding sequence ATGCATCCGTACGTCAGTACAGTCGGTAAGTGGATGCTCGCCACGGCCGACAAACTCGGCATCGCCACCCCCGACCACATCTACGGGTTCGGCGACCGCTGGCTTCGCTTGGTGTCGTTCACGCCGACCGAAGAGGCCCACGCCATCGCCGACGTCCTCTACGAAATGTACGAACCGGACTCCGTGATAGACTTCGGGTGTGGACTCGGCCGGTATCTCACCGGGTTCCAAGCCCACGGTGCCACCGTCCACGGCGTCGAGGGCTTCTCGGAGGCCCGAGACCACGCCGAGATACCGGACGCCGCCCTCACTATCCACGACCTCCGCGAACCGCTGGAACTGGACGCACGGTACGATTTGGCGCTGTGTATCGAAACCGCCGAACACATCCCGGCCCGGTTCGCCGACACCCTCGTCGACACCCTCACGGCCGCGGCACCGCGGGTGGTCTTCACCGCCGCCCCGCCCGGACACAAGGGGACCCACCACGTGAACGAAGCCCCCCGAGAGTACTGGATAGAGAAGTTCGAATCGCGGGGGTTCTCCTACGCCGCCGAGGAGGCCGACCGACTCCAACAATCGGTGGGTTCCAAGATAGACGACGCGGAGTGGGTCGCCGACCGGCCCTTCGTCTTCGTCGAGCGATAA